The nucleotide window TAAAGAAGTATATAACAGGAAAAtagattattttcttttaaagcgAGAAAATGTGATGATATATTGTCTTTTCATTcagattttgaaaataattttatttttacttgatatttatttaaattataaaacaacaataatatacGTGTAATAATGACAAtgacctaaaaataataattttgtcatGATTATTTAATcgctttataacatttttaactaaaataacatCATGAAATATTAAGTCGTGaacttaaaaattgtaattaccaAATCTCAATATattgtatagaaatattaattttattactacaaaTGCTGTAAAGTtttgtactaaaaatataattgggtATTATATAATTCTAATCAATATAATAGTGAGATtgaaattaagtataaaaattattaataaacacatTATTAATTCTATTCTATGAAATAGTCAACaataagtttgaaaaaaaatctcatcTTAGTAATTATAAACCTAAGAAATGTCATTCAAGATAACTACGCAATATGAGGATATATCTGCAGTCATTAAATTCTAcagtaaattgtaaatatcatATAACGTGTAGTCGTAACTGAGTGATCGGTATATACTATTTCTTGGTATATCAATTCAACTAACAGTTTCATATATGTTTTTAACTAAGATATGCATATTTTAGTGAACCTTAATTGTACAAACGAAGTGTGTAACAAATTAAACCTAAAGCTACTtgtgttcatttatttaattgtgttttatatGACACTTAACGTCTAgttcaaaagaaattttatttaaaattgtgactAAAGTGGCAGTCAAATATATATCGTATCTACATAATaactatttcatataatttaatgtatttctttttactattattacaagTACATTTCACTTAACCTACTAATATGTATAcatgttattaagtttttactaATTGTAAGTATTATAAAGCACtgtacaggtttttttttttaataaacgtagATTACACTAATAAGGTTTcacgattattatattatgtacataaaacttcgtcgatctaacactaacaGCATGAGACCTATATTTTTCATTTGCTGGTAATTTCAAAGCTACatgaaaatttcaaatattaagttCCGCTGAAGCAGCTGATACAACTCAAGACGGTGACAGTTCACCAACTTTATGAAAGTACATCAAGGGTTGACTGCTAAAGGCAGGCGTGAGGGTTGTGGGAACACCACCGGGGCCACAGGGGAGCAGCGTGAACGCCCTTGGATATTAATCGAGAACGTTGGGTGTCGAGTCGAAGATATACATCTGCAGTGGCGCCTTCGACGCGATCAGACCACAATCTCTCGGCCAATGCGGCAGTTCGAGGCCAAACCCTGGCGTCTAAGCCTCCAGAAGCTAATTGTTCCGTCCACTGACAAGCAGCGCCCCCCTCTATCCTCCACTGCTCTGCTCCCGTAGCTACCGATGGCATTTCCTCTATCCAAGGTCTATGCTCATACATCTGCTGCCATGAGCGATACGGTCCACAATGGCCGTCAGAGCTATCCCGCCAGGAACCGAACCCGCAGTCAAGATACCACGCATCTACGTGTGATATCACCGTACGGTAGCCCGCGTCCAATACAGCTCGAGATTCAGGCCAACGCGACGAGCCCCATACTTGGATTCCATACTGCTTCTTGTCGAGTCGTTCCAAGTATGGCGACTGTGTTAGTCGGGATGACCAGAGGAAAGTTAATTGGGGAGTTTTGCCTCCGTTAGCTCGTTCTAGGGCAAGCATAGCGCGTCGTGTAAAATCAATCCATAGCTCCATAGGGTCGGTGTCGTTGAAGTGTTGCGCCCAGCAGCGTTCCGACACTTCGTCGCCTCCAAGATGGAAGATATCGTCGACTCCGGTGAGCTCGATAATTTCTGCATAAATACGTTCAAGCAGCTTATACACGTTCGGGTTTCGAGGGTTCAGTTGACCGCAAGGTGGTTCACCGCAGTACGTACTCCACGGTTCCACTTCGACACAATGCGCTAAATGACCAAGCCCTTCAAGCGGGCCCCACGTCCAAGCCTTGCCAACATGAGCCGGAGCATCTACTTCAATAAGCACACGTACTCCACGAAGTCTCGCCCTTCTGACTATAGTTTTAACATCGTCTGTCGTATAAATAGCTCCGGGTCCGTACGCCCCGTGTTGCGCTAGCTGTGGGGCGCTTGTCAATCTTAAAGGAAACGATTGAGAGTCACTTATGTGCCAATGAAACGTGTTCATTTTACATGCGCCCATTGCGTCTATTGTGCGTAGAATGTCACTAACGGGAAAATAATTTCGGGCCGTATCGAGAAGAAGTCCTCGATATCGGAATTTCGGAGCGTCTTCGACTGTAGCCGCTTCCAGTGCTAAGAGTGAACTAGTGTAGGGATCTAGCCAAACTAATTGTGACAAAGTTTCGAAACCATGTCTGGCCCCGCTGAAGGAGTGCGCAGTTATGTCAACCACGAGAGATTTCCCAGAAGGTCGAAGGGCTAGTTTGTAGCTCTCGTCTGTGTCTAGTCTCATGCGAGGGTCACCGCTGCCGTTAACAGTGACACGAACGAGTACGTCTCGTGTGGCTGAGTCAGATCGTCTTCTTTCAATTCCTGCGGTTCTTTCGAGTGTCTTTAAGTCATCGCGCATCAAGTCAAAGGCATCGTTGAGGTGTTCGGTTACTTCTCGAGAGGGAGAGGCGAGTACTTTGAGAGAGAAACCGCTGGACCGGACGCGGACAGCAGCAGTGGCCAGACTGACGGGTCCGGTGGGTTGCGGCCATAGTTGTGTGGAAGCACACAGCATGTTGCATGTCGGAAGGGACTGCAGAACACTCGTTTCGGAAGCCAGAAGCCTCTCGCAGCGATCGTTTCGACAAATCCACGACCATTGTGGTTCCACACCCCTGAAATTGATGATAACGAAATGATTAAATAACTAATGATTAACGAATCAAATTggattaaagtttactttattcACTATCGaatcaaaaatttatactaatactagctgactcggcaaactttgtcttgccgctaaacgctatttgaaaatttagggttgtatgtatttttaatgccaaatcataataaaataaaaaataaataatttatctataaattaaaaaaagaattcattttcattcaatTCATTTTCTCTTTAATCCTACTGCTccgcactatttaaaaaatcgatttgagTTTCTCTGTAATTCTCACGAACGGCCTCTCCGTTCGAAAGAAAGTCTGATATTGAAGATCCCTCAACATTCTACATCCTTTTACTCTAAATCTTTTACTGTGGAAGCTTGTCGTCTTTAGAAATCATTACCACTGTCTATAAAGAATGCTCAAACAttagagacatttaaaaaactcacaaaagaaacgtatttatcgtcttaatgtatgtcaagcaattttatttatatgagtactttatgctatgatgttttgtctttcatttaaaatttatcaatttttttttattcatatatatgtatttgtgtatgtatatgtatgtgaatgtacatgtatatgtgtatgtatatgtgtatgtacatgtatatgtgtatgtatatgtatatgtgtatgtatattttatttatttatatactttattgcactaaaaataatgtacagaaaaattatacataaagttgatggcaaaggtggagttatctctagaagagatctcttccagtcaaccaatggtcatgagagagagtgtcatatagcggggaacacagtgcaagaatatgtgtatatctgaatgtatgtatatgtatgtaaatgtatttggtgtGCATGGTACGTATGTGAGTATAATACGTTATGTACGTATGTGAGTATAATAGGttcatgtgtatgttacataacatttttgcgcccgatcccacacttcttatttagtcctctgcccaaaggttgtctgaatgagatcgctgtattagcgataaggccgcctgttgcaactgatgcaaattctatttttatatatcatttgttatgctgttaaaaccttgtattagtgtacgaaagtgtaaataaataaataattaaaaattttaggggtggactacccttaacgtttagggggatgaaaaatagatgttgttcgattctcagacctacctaatatgtacacaaaaatttatgagaatcggtcaagccgtttcggagaggtttaactacaaacaccgcggcacgagaattttatatattagattaagaaGATAAAATAGGGGgtctatttcaaattttaataagaatatcCCACAAATCGACTCTCAGTTTTTTGTGCCCTACTAATAAGTAATAATCATTAATTGTATTTGTCACGCTACAAATGTTTTCCCAGTTTATAAAACTGTTTGTTTCTTAGAGATTAGGACTATGAAGTCATATTTGGTAAGAATGCACTTTgctatttttgtatattgaatTTTTCTTGCTATACATTAAATGTATGGAACAAGTACATCACACCATCACAatagtctatcgcagtccactgctgaacgtaggcctccccaagttcgcgccaaacaacCCGGTTTCCAACAATCATCATCAAGTCTCCAGGCAACTTTACGTAGCTCTCGTCTACCTGTTACGATTTACGCCTAAGCTGAACCAACCAATTTTGTTGAAACTTgatatttcatttcaaatattCCTTGATCAAATGATACAAAATCCGCCAGTCCCATTGATCTCaatgtggtagattaagctccgatccttctcctacatggattCAATTATCAACAACAAT belongs to Melitaea cinxia chromosome 17, ilMelCinx1.1, whole genome shotgun sequence and includes:
- the LOC123661588 gene encoding probable beta-hexosaminidase fdl, translated to MKSWGEAQWRSVSSNFSRVGRLRRALVLLAAAACTAAAVLYWRQQTDDSAHRPLQSMLTGVEPQWSWICRNDRCERLLASETSVLQSLPTCNMLCASTQLWPQPTGPVSLATAAVRVRSSGFSLKVLASPSREVTEHLNDAFDLMRDDLKTLERTAGIERRRSDSATRDVLVRVTVNGSGDPRMRLDTDESYKLALRPSGKSLVVDITAHSFSGARHGFETLSQLVWLDPYTSSLLALEAATVEDAPKFRYRGLLLDTARNYFPVSDILRTIDAMGACKMNTFHWHISDSQSFPLRLTSAPQLAQHGAYGPGAIYTTDDVKTIVRRARLRGVRVLIEVDAPAHVGKAWTWGPLEGLGHLAHCVEVEPWSTYCGEPPCGQLNPRNPNVYKLLERIYAEIIELTGVDDIFHLGGDEVSERCWAQHFNDTDPMELWIDFTRRAMLALERANGGKTPQLTFLWSSRLTQSPYLERLDKKQYGIQVWGSSRWPESRAVLDAGYRTVISHVDAWYLDCGFGSWRDSSDGHCGPYRSWQQMYEHRPWIEEMPSVATGAEQWRIEGGAACQWTEQLASGGLDARVWPRTAALAERLWSDRVEGATADVYLRLDTQRSRLISKGVHAAPLWPRWCSHNPHACL